In one Magallana gigas chromosome 7, xbMagGiga1.1, whole genome shotgun sequence genomic region, the following are encoded:
- the LOC105325871 gene encoding structural maintenance of chromosomes protein 2 translates to MFIKSMVIDGFKSYAQRTEIIGFDPLFNAITGLNGSGKSNILDSICFLLGITNLSHVRATNLQELVYKNGQAGITKATVSITFDNADKKQSPLGYEQYDEITITRQVVIGGRNKYLINGSNANNTRVQDLFRSVQLNVNNPHFLIMQGRITKVLNMKPPEILSMIEEAAGTRLYESKKEAAQRTIEKKDAKLREIDMVLKEDITPTLSKLREERSSYLEYQKIIRELEHLNKLYIAYQFVCAEERKKKSAEELLEMQEVIKKLKARMTEIEEKVKELDGVIKDLENKRDQESGSVMQKLEAALADKQKVEAVAQSAVDVKKEGLKAENKKKKELAKNIQDNKKALVSKEKDMSKLGQELEKLQAQSTTDQANHDSAQKHYQAVSAGLSSNTDGEAASLNDQLMTAKNEISVAETETKQAQMKLKHAQQEIKKKQSDLKKTEQGYQKDKSAFDDIQKNMKALEAEMNKLGFEEGRDEVLAAERRTLSQEVHKLQEHLETLEARFPQLQFDYKDPEKNFDRSKVHGLVCKLIKIKDVKMATALEVSAGGKLYNVVVDTEVTGKKLIQKGELRRRYTIIPLNKIAARSIAPDVVRRAEDLVGKKNVNTALSLIGYEKDLKAAMEFVFGSVFVCSDMNSAKKVTFDDKIMKKSVTMEGDSFDPAGTLTGGARAHTNSILEKLSEFTEVESKLKEKQTKLHEVEKELNSLKHVAEKYTTFKQKYDLKVQEAELLKARLEQGSHHQQLEDIEALKQSIEEQEGVLKKAEETQKKMSKKSKDLEDKIKNAKAVREKELKEAEGEVTKSKKKMEESGRKMKEKYQETESLKLEMEELQKEVETYEEQIKTVEETIAQFEEQIKDLADKSQTTKTEVKEAQEALNKQKDLLKACNKDISQRIGEQKDLQKENHSSQLKIQELEHKISKFQNDSKSAAREVESLLKNYDWIIDEKKYFGHPNTAYDFQANDPKVAEKKIGKLQESKDKLSKSVNMRAMNMLGKAEEQYADLMKKRKIVLNDKTKIAAVIEELDQKKNEALTKAWEQVNKDFSSIFSTLLPGARAKLSPPEGQSALDGLEVRVGFGDVWKESLSELSGGQRSLIALSLILAMLLFKPAPLYILDEVDAALDISHTQNIGQMIKSHFKHSQFIVVSLKDGMFNNANVLFKTKFVDGVSTVTRYVQHGRSTSVSNIVADKENNHNSKKKQQAAKRSRLE, encoded by the exons atgttcattaaatcaatggtCATTGATGGCTTTAAGTCATATGCACAAAGAACAGAAATAATTGGATTCGACCCGCTCTTCAACGCCATAACAGGTCTCAACGGAAGTGGGAAATCTAACATTCTAGACTCAATTTGTTTTCTTCTGGGAATCACCAATTTATCTCAT GTGAGGGCAACAAATCTACAGGAGCTTGTGTACAAGAATGGTCAAGCTGGCATCACAAAGGCTACTGTCAGCATCACATTTGACAATGCTGACAAAAAACAAAGTCCCCTTGGTTATGAACAGTACGATGAGATCACTATCACACGCCag gttgtcATTGGAGGAAGAAACAAGTATTTGATCAATGGAAGTAATGCCAACAACACCAGAGTCCAAGATCTGTTCCGATCTGTACAGCTCAATGTTAACAACCCGCATTTCCTCATCATGCAGGGAAGAATAACAAAAGTCCTTAACATGAAACCACCAGAG ATCTTGTCAATGATTGAGGAAGCAGCTGGTACTCGTCTCTATGAAAGTAAGAAGGAAGCTGCTCAAAGGACAATTGAAAAGAAGGATGCCAAACTCAGGGAAATTGACATG GTTTTAAAGGAAGATATTACACCTACACTATCAAAGCTTAGGGAGGAAAGGTCCTCCTACTTGGAATATCAGAAGATCATTCGAGAACTTGAACACCTTAATAAGTTGTACATCGCCTACCAGTTTGTTTGTGCAGAG gaaagaaagaagaaaagtgcTGAAGAATTACTTGAGATGCAGGAAGTCATAAAAAAACTGAAAGCGAGGATGACAGAG ATTGAAGAAAAAGTTAAAGAACTTGATGGAGTGATAAAAGACTTAGAAAACAAGAGAGACCAGGAGTCAGGCAGTGTCATGCAGAAGCTGGAGGCAGCTCTTGCTGACAAACAGAAAGTAGAAGCTGTGGCTCAGAGTGCTGTGGACGTCAAAAAGGAGGGACTAAAGGCTGAgaacaaaaagaaaaaggaaCTCGCCAAAAACATCCAAGAT AATAAGAAAGCTTTGGTCAGTAAAGAGAAAGATATGAGTAAATTAGGTCAGGAGCTTGAGAAGCTCCAGGCTCAGAGTACAACAGACCAGGCCAACCACGATTCGGCCCAGAAACACTACCAGGCGGTCAGTGCCGGGCTGTCCAGTAACACAGATGGAGAGGCAGCCTCCCTCAATGACCAGCTCATGA CTGCTAAAAATGAGATCAGTGTAGCTGAAACAGAAACTAAGCAGGCACAAATGAA ACTGAAACATGCACAGCAAGAGATTAAGAAGAAACAGTCAGATCTAAAGAAGACAGAACAAGGATATCAGAAAGACAAGAGTGCTTTTGATGACATACAGAAAAACATGAAAGCTCTAGAG GCTGAGATGAACAAGTTAGGTTTTGAGGAGGGAAGGGATGAGGTGCTGGCTGCAGAAAGAAGGACCCTCTCACAGGAGGTTCACAAACTGCAGGAACATCTGGAGACTCTTGAGGCCAG ATTTCCTcaacttcaatttgactacaAAGACCCTGAGAAAAATTTTGATAGAAGTAAAGTCCATGGCCTTGTGTGTAAACTCATAAAGATCAAAGATGTCAAAATGGCAACAGCTTTGGAAGTTTCTGCTGGTGGAAAG CTGTACAATGTGGTTGTGGACACAGAGGTGACAGGGAAGAAACTGATCCAGAAGGGAGAGCTGAGGAGACGGTACACCATCATCCCCCTCAATAAGATCGCAGCCCGCAGTATCGCCCCGGACGTTGTACGGAGAGCCGAGGACCTG GTCggtaagaaaaatgtcaacaCTGCCCTCTCTCTGATTGGATACGAGAAGGACTTAAAGGCCGCTATGGAGTTTGTATTTGGCTCAGTGTTTGTATGCTCCGACATGAACAGTGCCAAGAAGGTGACATTCGACGATAAGATCATGAAGAAGTCAGTGACTATGGAAGGCGACTCCTTCGATCCAGCAGGAACCTTGACAGGAG gtGCCAGAGCCCATACTAACTCAATCCTTGAGAAGCTTTCTGAGTTTACTGAGGTGGAGTCCAagctaaaagaaaaacaaactaagCTACATGAAGTGGAGAAGGAACTAAACTCACTCAAACATGTAGCAGAGAA GTACACAACTTTCAAGCAGAAATATGATCTGAAGGTCCAGGAAGCGGAACTTCTGAAAGCTCGCCTTGAACAAGGTTCCCACCATCAACAGCTCGAGGACATAGAGGCACTGAAACAGTCCATAG aggaacAGGAAGGAGTTTTGAAGAAAGCTGAAGAAACTCAGAAAAAGATGTCTAAGAAATCCAAAGACTTGGAGGACAAGATAAAAAATGCCAAGGCGGTGAGGGAGAAGGAGTTAAAGGAGGCGGAGGGAGAGGTGACCAAGAGTAAGAAAAAGATGGAGGAGTCCGGTCGCAAGATGAAGGAAAAATACCAG GAAACAGAGAGTCTGAAGTTGGAGATGGAGGAGCTACAGAAAGAGGTGGAGACGTACGAGGAGCAGATAAAGACCGTGGAGGAGACAATCGCTCAGTTTGAAGAGCAGATCAAGGACCTTGCAGACAAATCCCAGACAACAAAG ACTGAGGTGAAGGAAGCACAGGAGGCCCTGAACAAACAGAAGGACCTGTTGAAGGCCTGTAACAAGGACATCTCCCAGAGGATCGGGGAACAGAAGGACCTACAGAAAGAGAACCACAGCTCTCAGCTCAAAATCCAGGAACTGGAGCACAAAATCTCCAAGTTCCAGAACGACTCCAAGTCGGCAGCCAGAGAG GTGGAAAGTCTTCTAAAGAACTATGACTGGATCATCgatgaaaagaaatattttggaCACCCGAACACAGCATATGACTTTCAGGCAAATGACCCTAAAGTAGCGGAGAAGAAGATAGGGAAGCTACAGGAATCTAAAGACAAACTGTCAAAGAGTGTCAACATGAGGGCCATGAACATGCTGGGCAAGGCAGAGGAACAG TATGCTGACTTGATGAAAAAGAGGAAGATTGTGCTAAATGACAAAACGAAGATTGCGGCGGTGATTGAGGAGCTGGACCAGAAGAAGAACGAGGCACTGACCAAGGCCTGGGAACAGGTCAACAAG gaCTTTAGTTCAATATTCTCCACTCTGCTGCCAGGAGCTCGGGCCAAGTTGTCTCCCCCTGAGGGTCAGTCTGCCCTAGACGGTCTGGAGGTCAGGGTCGGGTTTGGTGACGTGTGGAAGGAGTCACTCAGTGAACTCAGTGGGGGTCAGAG GTCGCTGATTGCCCTGTCTTTGATCCTGGCCATGCTGTTGTTTAAGCCTGCCCCCCTGTACATCCTGGATGAGGTGGATGCAGCCTTAGATATATCACACACTCAGAACATTGGACAGATGATCAAGTCTCACTTCAAACACTCACAG TTCATTGTGGTTTCCCTGAAGGATGGTATGTTTAATAATGCCAATGTgttatttaagacaaaatttGTGGATGGTGTTTCCACGGTAACACGGTATGTACAGCATGGTCGATCGACTTCAGTGAGTAACATCGTGGCAGACAAAGAAAACAATCACAACTCAAAGAAGAAACAACAGGCGGCAAAGCGCTCGCGTTTGGAATGA
- the LOC105325872 gene encoding uncharacterized protein isoform X1: MPLCIKKAVWWHIHTCDFQHARCKMRIEEIWLVLALVLFVTEFVESRKYYDYKQYTYRKKRDDRKYKNAKALCDTRPECLAKYGAEQSACVRKCISEFCYNELYAVDPLEDGEIDVRLNSFKGCLSQDKSNKHNEKLPGESNPDLGIG; encoded by the exons atgcccctgtg tataaaaaaaGCAGTATGGTGGCACATTCACACATGTGACTTCCAACATGCAAGATGCAAG ATGAGGATAGAAGAAATATGGCTGGTTTTGGCCTTGGTCCTTTTCGTCACAGAGTTTGTTGAGAGCAGGAAATACTATGACTATAAGCAATACACATACAGGAAAAAACGAGAT GACCGGAAATATAAGAATGCCAAGGCTCTGTGTGACACCAGACCAGAATGTCTGGCCAAGTACGGGGCAGAGCAGAGTGCCTGTGTCAGGAAGTGTATCTCAGAGTTCTGCTACAACGAACTGTACGCAGTGGACCCG CTGGAAGATGGAGAGATTGACGTAAGATTGAATTCCTTTAAGGGCTGTCTCTCCCAAGACAAGAGTAACAAACACAACGAAAAACTGCCAGGGGAGAGTAATCCGGACCTTGGCATCGGATGA
- the LOC105325872 gene encoding uncharacterized protein isoform X2, with the protein MRIEEIWLVLALVLFVTEFVESRKYYDYKQYTYRKKRDDRKYKNAKALCDTRPECLAKYGAEQSACVRKCISEFCYNELYAVDPLEDGEIDVRLNSFKGCLSQDKSNKHNEKLPGESNPDLGIG; encoded by the exons ATGAGGATAGAAGAAATATGGCTGGTTTTGGCCTTGGTCCTTTTCGTCACAGAGTTTGTTGAGAGCAGGAAATACTATGACTATAAGCAATACACATACAGGAAAAAACGAGAT GACCGGAAATATAAGAATGCCAAGGCTCTGTGTGACACCAGACCAGAATGTCTGGCCAAGTACGGGGCAGAGCAGAGTGCCTGTGTCAGGAAGTGTATCTCAGAGTTCTGCTACAACGAACTGTACGCAGTGGACCCG CTGGAAGATGGAGAGATTGACGTAAGATTGAATTCCTTTAAGGGCTGTCTCTCCCAAGACAAGAGTAACAAACACAACGAAAAACTGCCAGGGGAGAGTAATCCGGACCTTGGCATCGGATGA